One stretch of Natronobacterium gregoryi SP2 DNA includes these proteins:
- a CDS encoding carbohydrate ABC transporter permease has protein sequence MSEDDPLEPTGADAGIEDGPAEERYLRVADVPDTAPDADRNWQQRLADAVPAKRRTLKYVAAITIAVLWIVPFIGLFMASFRPLSEIIGGWWHLEGMTVTFENYVQAWNYSTAPMSRALLNTFIVTIPAVLVVMLLGVMAAYPFARFEFPLKTTLFFLILLVMAAPPELVAMGNYNALREIGLFDTYMGLILIHIGWGLGWVVLFLRNYLLGIPKELEEAARIDGASRYQIFRTIILPLSTPALVSVAVIQFTWVWNAFFFPLVFMRSPELYLAPQVLPLMRGRVQVEWGMIAAGSIMTMAVPVILFLMLERYYKRGMVAAVAD, from the coding sequence GTGAGTGAAGACGACCCCCTCGAGCCGACCGGTGCCGACGCGGGAATCGAGGACGGCCCCGCCGAGGAGCGGTATCTGCGCGTCGCGGACGTCCCCGACACCGCCCCGGACGCGGACCGCAACTGGCAACAGCGGCTTGCCGACGCCGTGCCCGCAAAGCGGCGGACGCTCAAGTACGTCGCAGCGATCACCATTGCCGTCCTCTGGATCGTTCCCTTCATCGGGTTGTTTATGGCGTCGTTCCGCCCGCTCTCGGAGATTATCGGCGGCTGGTGGCACCTCGAGGGCATGACGGTCACGTTCGAGAACTACGTCCAGGCGTGGAACTACAGTACCGCACCGATGAGTCGGGCGCTGCTCAACACCTTTATCGTCACGATTCCGGCGGTGCTGGTCGTGATGTTGCTCGGCGTGATGGCGGCGTATCCGTTCGCCCGCTTCGAGTTCCCGCTGAAGACGACGTTGTTCTTCCTCATCCTGCTGGTGATGGCCGCGCCGCCAGAACTGGTTGCGATGGGCAACTACAACGCCCTGCGCGAGATCGGCCTGTTCGACACCTACATGGGGCTGATCCTGATCCACATCGGCTGGGGACTGGGCTGGGTCGTCCTGTTCCTCCGGAACTACCTGCTGGGGATTCCGAAGGAACTCGAGGAGGCCGCGCGCATCGACGGGGCCTCGCGGTACCAGATCTTCCGGACGATCATCCTTCCGCTGTCGACGCCGGCACTCGTCTCGGTGGCGGTGATCCAGTTTACCTGGGTCTGGAACGCCTTTTTCTTCCCGCTGGTGTTCATGCGGTCGCCGGAACTGTACCTCGCGCCGCAGGTGCTGCCGCTGATGCGCGGGCGTGTCCAGGTCGAGTGGGGGATGATCGCGGCCGGCTCGATTATGACGATGGCCGTCCCCGTGATCTTGTTCCTGATGCTGGAACGGTACTACAAACGCGGGATGGTCGCGGCCGTCGCGGATTGA
- a CDS encoding type II toxin-antitoxin system VapC family toxin, whose amino-acid sequence MTDTVVFDTEPIVAYLDDEPGSDVVEAWIDRVASGEVDGYISPVTKTEILYVGSRVGFRPDDVRASLNRLEELGVAVYDPRECWEIAAALKEAYTMALGDAYALATAESVDGTLLVGADNDFDELEDDVERFRDEPA is encoded by the coding sequence ATGACGGACACGGTCGTTTTCGACACTGAACCAATCGTTGCCTATTTGGACGACGAACCTGGGAGTGACGTCGTCGAAGCGTGGATCGATAGAGTAGCATCTGGAGAGGTGGATGGGTACATTAGCCCAGTCACAAAAACAGAGATACTGTATGTTGGCTCTCGAGTCGGGTTTCGCCCCGACGATGTCCGAGCAAGCCTGAACCGGCTCGAGGAACTGGGCGTTGCAGTGTATGACCCTCGAGAGTGCTGGGAGATTGCCGCTGCGCTCAAAGAAGCGTACACCATGGCACTTGGAGATGCATACGCCCTTGCGACAGCCGAATCCGTCGACGGAACATTGCTTGTTGGAGCAGACAACGATTTTGACGAGTTAGAAGACGATGTAGAACGGTTCCGTGATGAGCCAGCTTAG
- a CDS encoding type 1 glutamine amidotransferase, producing MRQLRIAVLNAAHRDANTTRNFRRELDASLAEFDVTDGTVPDHFDFDGVVVTGSRSSVYWDEEWIETTKDWVSDAIDRGLPFLGVCWGHQLLADVLGGTVEDMGVYEVGYSEIEQVTESRLFDSLPAEFVAFTSHFDEVSELPSAATPIAENDYSNHGFRHDHVFGVQFHPEFDTKTARELVERKDLSEERLESILAEITPENYRAACPAKLVFDNFLEYVRDVREPQSAADSATESETTTIGQTD from the coding sequence ATGAGGCAACTCCGTATCGCCGTCCTGAACGCAGCCCACCGGGACGCGAACACGACGCGGAACTTTCGGCGCGAACTCGACGCCTCGCTCGCCGAGTTCGACGTCACCGACGGCACGGTTCCGGACCACTTCGACTTCGACGGCGTCGTGGTCACGGGGTCGCGGTCGTCGGTCTACTGGGACGAGGAGTGGATCGAGACGACGAAAGACTGGGTCAGCGACGCAATCGACCGCGGCCTCCCTTTCCTCGGCGTCTGCTGGGGCCACCAGCTACTCGCGGACGTCCTCGGTGGAACAGTCGAAGACATGGGCGTCTACGAAGTCGGGTACAGCGAAATCGAACAGGTCACGGAGTCGCGGCTGTTCGACAGTCTCCCCGCAGAGTTCGTCGCCTTCACCAGCCACTTCGACGAGGTATCCGAACTCCCGTCAGCCGCCACACCGATCGCCGAGAACGACTACTCGAACCACGGGTTCCGCCACGACCACGTCTTCGGCGTCCAGTTCCATCCCGAGTTCGACACGAAGACTGCACGTGAACTCGTCGAGCGGAAAGACCTCTCCGAGGAGCGCCTCGAGTCGATCCTCGCCGAGATCACCCCCGAGAACTATCGCGCCGCCTGCCCCGCGAAACTCGTCTTCGACAACTTCCTCGAGTACGTTCGCGACGTTCGAGAACCCCAGTCGGCAGCCGACTCCGCTACGGAGTCGGAAACCACCACGATCGGACAGACAGATTGA
- a CDS encoding AbrB/MazE/SpoVT family DNA-binding domain-containing protein has translation MSSNTKSNGEERIVSVTEKGQATIPKRLREKHGIPAPGRVKFVENDEGEIVVRPVGSMREFRGLERDGDEERPATAILREERERDKQRADELVERFSGKREEE, from the coding sequence GTGTCGAGTAATACAAAATCGAACGGTGAGGAACGCATCGTCTCGGTTACTGAAAAGGGGCAGGCAACGATCCCAAAGCGCCTCCGAGAAAAACACGGCATCCCTGCTCCAGGCCGAGTCAAATTCGTCGAGAACGATGAAGGGGAAATCGTCGTCCGTCCAGTTGGTTCGATGCGAGAATTTCGCGGCCTCGAGCGGGACGGCGATGAGGAGCGTCCCGCGACAGCTATCCTTCGTGAGGAACGAGAACGCGACAAGCAGCGGGCCGATGAGCTAGTCGAGCGTTTCTCCGGCAAACGAGAGGAAGAATGA
- a CDS encoding ABC transporter substrate-binding protein, translating to MGERNRLVDRRTVLRGVGAGAVGLAGIGTATAQEAVTITAVWTDDEEEDFLAVVDSAEGETGLDISYEPRDTETLLTETLMDYEVDVATADIVVLPTEGRVQRDGAAGHLEPLGELWDEDDYTTEHERVAVDGEPYAAPFGGDIKPGFWYRPSFFDEHDLEEPDDYDAFLDLLGEIDGIEGVEAPLASGNGDGWPLSDVTEAFILRQEDGAQLQSDLIDGEASFTDERVVTAFEELQELLQAGYFSEVRDFGIQYEFFWENETPLYFMGSWTPAFGAIEDPDDLDYFMLPGAEAMVTSINWFTVPTYGANVDAAREAVEAIISPEGQQVWTERGGFIPTAVDVPDEAFEVDIMREISEDADEVELVPDLDDALGDPFQAEFWSQLLGLWAEPDQEIEPIVEALDDVLQETVEDEM from the coding sequence ATGGGCGAGCGTAACAGGCTGGTCGATCGGCGTACAGTGCTTCGAGGAGTCGGTGCTGGAGCGGTCGGACTCGCAGGCATCGGCACAGCGACGGCACAGGAGGCGGTGACGATAACTGCCGTCTGGACCGACGACGAGGAGGAAGACTTCCTCGCAGTGGTCGACTCCGCCGAGGGGGAAACCGGGCTCGACATCTCGTACGAACCCCGGGACACCGAAACCCTCCTGACGGAGACGCTAATGGACTACGAGGTAGATGTCGCAACGGCGGACATCGTCGTACTGCCGACGGAAGGACGGGTGCAACGCGACGGGGCTGCAGGCCACCTGGAGCCGCTCGGTGAGCTGTGGGACGAAGACGACTACACGACCGAACACGAGCGGGTCGCGGTCGACGGCGAACCGTACGCCGCGCCGTTCGGCGGCGACATCAAGCCCGGGTTCTGGTATCGGCCGTCGTTCTTCGACGAGCACGACCTCGAGGAGCCCGACGACTACGACGCGTTCCTCGACCTGCTCGGGGAGATCGACGGCATCGAGGGTGTGGAAGCGCCGCTGGCCTCGGGGAACGGCGATGGCTGGCCGTTGAGTGACGTGACCGAGGCGTTCATCCTCCGGCAGGAAGACGGTGCTCAGTTGCAGAGCGATCTCATCGACGGCGAGGCCTCGTTCACCGACGAGCGCGTCGTCACCGCCTTCGAGGAGTTACAGGAACTCCTCCAGGCGGGCTACTTCAGCGAGGTTCGGGACTTCGGCATCCAGTACGAGTTCTTCTGGGAGAACGAGACGCCGCTTTACTTCATGGGGTCGTGGACGCCAGCGTTCGGCGCGATCGAAGATCCAGACGACTTAGATTACTTCATGCTCCCCGGCGCGGAGGCGATGGTGACGAGCATCAACTGGTTCACTGTCCCGACGTATGGAGCGAACGTGGACGCGGCACGAGAAGCCGTCGAGGCGATCATCTCGCCCGAGGGACAGCAGGTCTGGACCGAACGGGGCGGCTTCATTCCGACGGCCGTCGACGTGCCGGACGAGGCCTTCGAGGTCGACATCATGCGCGAGATTTCGGAGGACGCGGACGAGGTCGAACTCGTCCCCGACCTGGACGACGCGTTAGGTGATCCGTTCCAGGCGGAGTTCTGGTCTCAACTGCTGGGCCTCTGGGCAGAACCGGATCAGGAGATCGAACCGATCGTCGAGGCCCTCGACGACGTGTTACAGGAGACCGTCGAGGACGAGATGTAA
- a CDS encoding carbohydrate ABC transporter permease: protein MSLRDRFDALEGDRELDVGPDVDREKAIAIAVFLIPGLTLFGIFSVGPIAYSVIGSFYSWETFTMQEFVGLDNWIRSLTDPLVVHWSNIQVLQYPMGALTHNLLWVVVHVPASTFLGLALALLFADLKGRRILRSMVFAGFTVPPIVIGLVLMFVYDPQAGIFNEFLRVIGQGQWVRNWTQSPQVAIYALIAGGIWVHTGFSMLLYSSALSAIDPSLIESAKVDGAGPWRRFWDVIWPLVKPVTAVVVIMGIIWVMRVFDIVYAAGGAAGGPDHAYSVLGIEVYRAAFRPTVDYGMAMVVALVQLFIVAPLALYIARMR from the coding sequence ATGAGCTTACGAGATCGATTCGATGCACTCGAGGGCGATCGCGAGCTGGATGTCGGCCCGGACGTCGATCGCGAGAAGGCAATCGCCATCGCCGTGTTCCTGATTCCCGGGCTGACGCTGTTCGGAATCTTCTCCGTCGGGCCGATCGCGTACTCGGTGATCGGGAGCTTCTACTCCTGGGAGACGTTCACGATGCAGGAGTTCGTCGGCCTGGACAACTGGATTCGATCGCTCACCGATCCGCTCGTCGTCCACTGGTCGAACATACAGGTCCTCCAGTATCCGATGGGCGCGCTCACTCACAACCTCCTGTGGGTCGTCGTACACGTCCCCGCGAGCACGTTCCTCGGCCTCGCGTTGGCGCTGCTGTTCGCCGATCTGAAGGGCCGGCGCATCCTCCGCTCGATGGTCTTTGCTGGCTTTACCGTCCCGCCGATCGTCATCGGGCTGGTCCTCATGTTCGTCTACGATCCCCAGGCCGGCATCTTCAACGAGTTCCTCCGGGTGATCGGGCAGGGCCAGTGGGTTCGCAACTGGACGCAGTCACCGCAGGTAGCCATCTACGCGCTCATCGCGGGCGGAATCTGGGTCCATACCGGGTTCAGCATGCTCCTGTACAGTTCGGCCCTCTCCGCGATCGATCCCTCGCTGATCGAGTCGGCGAAAGTCGACGGTGCCGGGCCGTGGCGACGGTTCTGGGACGTCATCTGGCCGCTGGTCAAACCGGTAACTGCCGTCGTCGTCATCATGGGGATCATCTGGGTGATGCGCGTGTTCGACATCGTCTACGCCGCCGGCGGCGCGGCTGGCGGCCCGGACCACGCCTACTCGGTGCTGGGCATCGAGGTGTATCGGGCCGCGTTCCGGCCGACAGTCGACTACGGCATGGCGATGGTGGTGGCGCTGGTACAGCTGTTCATCGTCGCCCCACTCGCGCTATACATCGCGCGCATGCGGTGA
- a CDS encoding ABC transporter ATP-binding protein: MEGVSKYFDAGNTVANYQIDLEVDDGEFLVFLGPSGCGKTTSLRLVAGLEQPSEGAIFFDDERVDGRSSSDRNVAMVFQNYALYPHMTVAQNIGYPLKVRGIPPDERDRKVEEVTELLHIEGQVDKKPAALSGGQRQRVALARAIVREPTVFLLDEPLSNLDAKLRQEMRIELKRLQNELDITTIYVTHNQEEAMSMADRVAVMNQGTIQQLAPPKELYERPRTAWVARFIGSPPMNLFQGTRRNGTIDLGDAGTVAVDEMTGDRGRIEPSGDEAVVETEPKRESGTAIQGDPNAAGVVTTTERADVALGVRPEDLTITTTQPSSGNAIEGTVDTIEPLGEYDLINVSVNDQLVNAKEPTATVDRGDTVYLTFADEDAYLYDDNGELVG, encoded by the coding sequence ATGGAAGGCGTAAGCAAATATTTCGATGCGGGGAACACTGTCGCGAACTACCAGATCGACCTCGAGGTCGACGACGGCGAGTTTCTCGTCTTTCTCGGTCCGTCGGGGTGTGGGAAGACGACATCGTTGCGACTCGTCGCGGGACTAGAACAGCCATCGGAGGGTGCGATTTTCTTCGACGACGAGCGAGTCGACGGGCGGTCGTCCAGCGACAGGAACGTGGCGATGGTCTTCCAGAACTACGCGCTGTATCCCCACATGACGGTCGCACAGAACATCGGCTACCCGTTGAAAGTTCGCGGGATTCCCCCCGACGAGCGCGACCGGAAAGTCGAGGAGGTCACGGAGTTGCTCCACATCGAGGGCCAGGTCGACAAGAAACCGGCGGCACTCTCCGGCGGCCAGCGCCAGCGAGTCGCGCTGGCCCGCGCGATCGTCCGTGAGCCGACGGTGTTCCTCCTCGACGAGCCGCTGTCGAACCTGGATGCGAAGCTCCGCCAGGAGATGCGCATCGAGCTGAAACGCCTCCAGAACGAGCTCGACATCACGACGATCTACGTCACGCACAACCAGGAGGAGGCGATGAGCATGGCCGACAGGGTCGCGGTCATGAACCAGGGGACGATCCAGCAGCTCGCACCGCCGAAGGAGCTGTACGAGCGCCCCCGGACGGCGTGGGTCGCCCGGTTCATCGGATCGCCGCCGATGAACCTGTTCCAGGGGACGCGTCGTAACGGCACGATCGACCTCGGCGACGCAGGAACCGTCGCAGTAGACGAGATGACGGGCGATCGGGGCCGGATCGAACCCAGCGGCGACGAAGCCGTCGTGGAAACCGAACCGAAAAGGGAATCCGGGACGGCCATCCAGGGCGACCCGAACGCGGCCGGCGTCGTGACGACGACCGAGCGGGCCGACGTCGCACTCGGGGTTCGACCGGAGGATCTGACCATCACGACCACGCAGCCGTCCTCCGGAAACGCGATCGAGGGGACCGTCGACACCATCGAACCGCTCGGGGAGTACGACCTCATCAACGTCTCGGTCAACGACCAACTCGTCAACGCCAAAGAACCGACCGCGACCGTCGACCGCGGCGACACCGTCTACCTGACGTTCGCCGACGAGGACGCGTACCTGTACGACGACAACGGCGAGCTGGTCGGATAA